From a region of the Pelorhabdus rhamnosifermentans genome:
- the aspS gene encoding aspartate--tRNA ligase, with amino-acid sequence MDTLIGLKRSHSCTEVTTAHEGQEVVLCGWVSRRRDHGGLIFIDLRDRSGIMQVVFSPDHDLEAFKKAEGVRSEYVLAVKGTVQLRDAATINPHLPTGKLEVYGAELRILNAANTPPFYIQDNIDVDENVRLRYRYLDLRRPEMQYNLMLRHKVTKIMRDFFDSKGFCEIETPMLAKSSPEGARDYLVPSRVNPGKFYALPQSPQLFKQMLMVAGMEKYFQIVRCFRDEDLRADRQPEFTQLDVEMSFIDRDEILNIMEGLVSTLFEKCVDAKISTPLLRLSYDDAMARFGSDKPDMRFGMELIDISDNVRGSNFKVFDNILAAGGQVKAINVKGYAAIPRRELDGLVDYVATYGAKGLAWICYTEEGIKSPIAKFFAPEVLDAIGKTAQAETGDLLLMVADKPAVVAAALGQLRLEMARRRDLIDPNKLSFLWVVDFPMFEYNEEEKRYVAMHHPFTSPRDEDIPYLTTGELGKIKAKAYDMVLNGTEIGGGSLRIYSRDLQEKIFGAIGLSKEEAVEKFGYLLEAFEFGTPPHGGIAFGLDRLVMIMAKRSSIRDVIAFPKTQSAIDPMTQAPSTVADKQLRELSIRTSLLAKKK; translated from the coding sequence ATGGATACATTAATAGGATTAAAGCGAAGTCATTCGTGCACAGAAGTTACGACAGCCCACGAGGGACAGGAAGTTGTGTTATGTGGCTGGGTTTCACGCCGCCGTGATCATGGTGGGTTGATTTTTATTGATTTACGTGATCGTTCGGGTATTATGCAAGTCGTTTTTTCGCCTGATCATGACCTGGAAGCCTTTAAGAAGGCTGAAGGTGTTCGAAGTGAATATGTTCTAGCTGTAAAAGGGACAGTACAACTGAGGGATGCAGCGACAATCAATCCACATTTGCCGACAGGCAAGCTGGAAGTGTATGGAGCGGAGTTACGCATCTTAAATGCAGCAAACACACCGCCTTTTTATATTCAGGATAATATTGATGTCGATGAAAATGTTCGATTAAGATATCGCTATCTCGATTTACGCCGTCCGGAAATGCAGTACAATTTGATGTTACGTCACAAAGTAACTAAGATTATGCGGGATTTCTTTGATTCGAAGGGTTTTTGTGAGATTGAAACACCGATGCTTGCGAAAAGTTCACCAGAAGGCGCGCGAGACTATCTTGTTCCCAGTCGTGTGAATCCTGGTAAATTTTATGCTTTGCCACAGTCACCCCAGCTCTTTAAGCAGATGTTGATGGTTGCTGGTATGGAGAAATATTTCCAAATTGTCCGTTGTTTCCGTGATGAAGATCTCAGGGCAGATCGTCAGCCTGAGTTTACGCAGCTTGATGTTGAAATGTCATTTATTGACCGCGATGAGATTTTGAATATTATGGAAGGTCTTGTTAGTACGTTATTTGAAAAATGCGTAGATGCGAAAATTTCGACTCCACTTCTGCGGTTAAGCTATGATGATGCTATGGCTCGTTTTGGCAGTGATAAACCAGACATGCGTTTTGGTATGGAACTTATCGATATTTCTGATAATGTACGGGGTTCAAACTTTAAAGTCTTTGATAATATTTTAGCAGCAGGTGGACAGGTAAAAGCGATTAATGTCAAGGGTTATGCGGCTATTCCACGTCGTGAATTAGATGGTCTCGTAGATTATGTGGCAACTTATGGTGCCAAAGGTTTGGCTTGGATTTGTTACACTGAAGAGGGTATTAAATCACCTATTGCTAAATTTTTCGCGCCCGAAGTGCTTGATGCCATTGGTAAGACGGCTCAAGCCGAAACAGGTGACCTTCTATTAATGGTTGCGGACAAACCTGCTGTAGTTGCTGCTGCGCTTGGCCAATTGCGTCTCGAAATGGCGCGTCGCCGGGACTTGATTGATCCTAATAAACTGAGCTTTTTGTGGGTTGTTGATTTCCCCATGTTCGAATATAACGAAGAAGAAAAACGCTATGTTGCCATGCATCACCCCTTTACGTCGCCTCGTGATGAAGATATTCCTTACCTTACAACAGGTGAACTTGGCAAGATTAAAGCCAAAGCTTATGATATGGTCTTAAATGGTACGGAAATTGGTGGCGGCAGCCTTCGTATTTATAGTCGGGATTTGCAGGAAAAAATTTTTGGCGCTATCGGCTTAAGCAAAGAAGAAGCTGTTGAAAAGTTTGGCTACTTACTGGAAGCCTTTGAATTTGGTACACCGCCTCATGGCGGCATTGCTTTTGGATTAGACAGATTGGTCATGATTATGGCTAAGCGTTCTTCTATTCGTGACGTTATTGCCTTTCCGAAAACGCAGAGTGCTATTGATCCGATGACACAAGCACCTTCTACAGTTGCTGATAAGCAATTACGCGAACTTTCTATTCGCACAAGTCTGCTTGCTAAGAAAAAATAA
- a CDS encoding DMT family transporter has protein sequence MLTRSNLYVELILFVVAFFWGVNPAVMKLGMADIPVLSYNAARLLVAVMGAWIAVGISKTYHPIDREDYKKLFMVSAVGFFLFQYLFSMGVQLTTAGNSSLLLALLPVSVALINWVLRLEKISFMMSLGILFSLFGVVLIIVGSGKKLSLSSEHLIGALYLLGAQAFYGYYTIFSKDLLNKYSSYLISAWIFTITTTIFFIPACYEMIHLNWSRISLTGWLSTVFSGAFPLCIGNFLWIWGTGKIGSTKASLYNNIAPIFAVASGYVLLNETFSLVQFSGAAVIFFGLYLTRIKKAAIFSRS, from the coding sequence ATGTTAACGCGAAGCAACCTTTACGTTGAGTTGATCTTATTTGTTGTCGCCTTTTTTTGGGGCGTTAATCCAGCTGTCATGAAATTAGGTATGGCCGATATTCCTGTCCTGTCCTATAATGCCGCACGGCTGCTTGTAGCGGTCATGGGCGCCTGGATCGCCGTAGGAATAAGTAAAACCTATCACCCTATTGACAGAGAAGACTATAAAAAGCTCTTTATGGTGAGCGCTGTGGGCTTCTTTTTATTCCAATATCTCTTCTCCATGGGCGTACAATTGACAACGGCCGGAAACTCGTCGCTATTACTGGCACTGCTCCCCGTAAGTGTGGCCTTAATCAATTGGGTACTGCGACTAGAAAAAATTTCATTCATGATGAGTTTGGGTATCCTCTTTTCCTTATTCGGCGTAGTCTTGATTATTGTTGGTTCTGGAAAAAAGCTCAGCTTATCAAGTGAGCATCTGATAGGTGCCCTTTACCTTTTAGGAGCGCAGGCTTTTTACGGCTACTACACGATTTTTTCCAAAGATCTTTTGAATAAATATTCATCTTATCTCATCTCGGCCTGGATTTTTACTATTACTACAACAATATTTTTCATTCCAGCCTGTTATGAAATGATTCATTTAAACTGGAGTCGCATCTCACTGACAGGATGGTTAAGCACGGTGTTTTCCGGTGCATTCCCCTTATGCATTGGCAATTTCTTATGGATTTGGGGTACGGGCAAAATTGGCAGCACAAAAGCCTCACTATATAACAATATTGCGCCCATATTTGCCGTGGCTTCCGGATATGTTCTCCTTAATGAGACATTCAGTCTCGTACAATTTTCCGGTGCTGCCGTTATCTTTTTCGGACTCTATCTCACGCGCATAAAAAAAGCAGCTATCTTTTCTCGATCCTAA
- a CDS encoding replication-associated recombination protein A, with product MDLFEASQENNSLHAPLAERMRPRTLEEFFGQAEVVGQGKFLRRVIASDKVPSLILFGPPGTGKTTLARIIAQATRSQFESLNAVSAGVGDIRKLIEKAKDQHKFYGQATVLFIDEIHRFNKGQQDALLPHVENGTVTLIGATTENPYFEINSPLLSRTRMIRLQPLTLTDLTHILRRALTDHERGLGSAGLTCDEATFQSIADFSGGDARVALNLLEQAAMLLEGSSEKSITTAFIENAAGIKMHRYDKKGDYHYDVISAFIKSIRGSDADAALHYLARMIESGEDVKFIARRLVIASSEDIGNADPQALVLATACASAVQFVGLPEARIILGQAVCYLATAPKSNAAYVAIDQAISDVRQGQEVSVPSHLRDAHYGGAAKLGHGKNYRYPHDDPSGFVHQQYLPEQLKDKVYYHPSLHGYEGRLRLSEWYKIIGKQEK from the coding sequence ATGGATCTATTTGAAGCCAGTCAAGAGAATAATAGCTTACATGCGCCGCTGGCCGAACGTATGAGGCCGCGGACGCTTGAGGAATTTTTTGGTCAGGCCGAAGTAGTGGGGCAAGGCAAGTTCTTACGCCGTGTCATTGCCAGCGACAAGGTACCCTCGTTGATTTTGTTTGGACCGCCTGGTACAGGTAAGACGACACTGGCCCGCATTATTGCTCAGGCGACGCGTTCACAATTTGAAAGCCTCAATGCCGTATCAGCAGGGGTCGGAGATATCCGAAAACTTATTGAAAAAGCCAAGGATCAGCATAAATTTTATGGACAGGCCACGGTTCTTTTTATTGATGAAATCCATCGCTTTAATAAAGGTCAGCAAGATGCGCTGCTTCCTCATGTAGAAAATGGCACGGTTACGCTTATTGGTGCTACAACGGAAAATCCTTATTTTGAAATTAATTCGCCCCTGTTGTCGCGTACGCGGATGATTCGCTTGCAGCCATTAACGTTGACTGATCTTACTCATATTTTGCGTCGTGCCCTTACCGATCACGAACGTGGACTAGGGAGTGCGGGACTCACATGTGATGAAGCGACATTTCAGTCGATTGCTGATTTTTCTGGCGGGGATGCCCGGGTGGCGCTCAATTTACTGGAACAGGCAGCCATGTTGCTTGAAGGGAGCTCGGAAAAAAGCATTACAACAGCCTTTATCGAAAATGCCGCAGGTATTAAGATGCATCGCTATGATAAAAAAGGTGACTATCATTATGATGTTATTTCAGCTTTTATTAAAAGTATTCGTGGCAGTGATGCTGATGCAGCTCTGCACTACTTGGCACGCATGATTGAAAGTGGCGAAGATGTGAAATTCATTGCCCGCCGCTTAGTTATTGCGTCATCTGAAGATATTGGCAATGCTGATCCCCAGGCCCTTGTGCTTGCCACCGCTTGTGCGAGTGCCGTGCAGTTTGTTGGACTGCCAGAAGCACGAATTATTTTGGGACAGGCTGTCTGCTATTTGGCGACAGCTCCCAAAAGCAATGCTGCCTATGTTGCCATTGATCAGGCTATTAGCGATGTGCGACAAGGCCAGGAAGTTTCTGTGCCGTCCCATTTACGTGATGCTCATTATGGTGGTGCGGCGAAATTGGGACATGGAAAAAATTACCGGTATCCTCATGACGATCCGTCTGGATTTGTTCATCAGCAATATTTGCCCGAGCAATTAAAAGACAAAGTGTATTATCATCCAAGCTTGCATGGTTATGAAGGGCGTCTTCGCCTGAGTGAATGGTATAAAATTATCGGGAAGCAAGAAAAATAG
- a CDS encoding RrF2 family transcriptional regulator yields the protein MKISTKGRYGVAAMYDLALHYGAGPQALKSVAERQDISESYLEQLISALRKGGYVKSVRGAQGGYALSKNPKDISVGDIIRLLEGPIAPVDCVLTDVSSSKNEYCSKAGRCVTRGVWAKVRDSITNVVDSITLADLCRDEKFEEMDKK from the coding sequence ATGAAGATATCAACCAAAGGAAGATATGGTGTAGCAGCCATGTACGACCTTGCTCTTCATTATGGAGCGGGTCCGCAAGCCCTCAAAAGTGTTGCTGAACGTCAGGACATTTCAGAAAGTTACTTAGAGCAGCTTATCAGTGCATTACGCAAGGGTGGCTATGTAAAAAGTGTTCGTGGTGCCCAAGGGGGCTATGCTCTTTCGAAGAATCCCAAGGATATTTCCGTCGGAGATATTATCCGGTTGTTAGAAGGTCCCATTGCACCTGTTGATTGTGTATTGACTGATGTAAGTTCTTCGAAAAACGAGTATTGTTCCAAAGCAGGACGTTGTGTAACACGGGGTGTGTGGGCTAAAGTCAGAGACAGTATTACAAATGTAGTAGATTCTATCACTCTCGCTGATTTATGTCGAGACGAAAAGTTTGAGGAGATGGATAAAAAATGA
- the nifS gene encoding cysteine desulfurase NifS encodes MRRIYFDHSATTAVDPEVAKIVLEYMSNKFGNPSSVHGFGREAHQAVDIARGQVAALLNAEPNEIFFTSGGTESDNLALKGIAYANRKKGNHIITTQIEHHAIFHTCEYLEKQGFKVTYLPVDENAMISLDDLKKAITDDTILISVMFANNEVGTIQPVKEIGKIAREKGIYFHTDAVQAVGSIPIDVKEMNIDLLSLSGHKFYAPKGTGAIYIRKGVHIEPQQLGGAHERNMRAGTENVPGIAGLGKASELARQNMDENIKVLSGMRDRLIAGITKTIPYVKLNGHPTLRLPGNVNVSFSYVEGESLLLNLDLKGIGASSGSACTSGSLDPSHVLLAMGLKHETAHGSLRISLGKDNTEEDIDYALQVLPPIIEKLRSMSPLYDQALKEKKQA; translated from the coding sequence ATGAGACGTATTTATTTTGATCATTCTGCAACAACGGCAGTAGACCCGGAGGTTGCCAAAATTGTTTTGGAATATATGTCGAATAAATTTGGTAATCCTTCCAGTGTGCATGGTTTTGGGCGCGAAGCGCATCAGGCTGTGGACATTGCGCGAGGACAAGTTGCGGCTCTTTTAAATGCTGAACCCAATGAAATATTTTTTACGAGTGGTGGAACAGAAAGCGACAATTTGGCGCTTAAGGGCATCGCCTATGCCAACCGTAAAAAAGGTAATCATATCATTACGACGCAAATTGAGCATCATGCTATTTTCCATACATGTGAATATTTGGAAAAGCAGGGATTTAAGGTAACTTATTTACCTGTTGATGAAAATGCGATGATCAGTTTAGATGACTTGAAAAAGGCTATTACGGATGATACTATTTTGATTAGTGTGATGTTTGCTAATAATGAAGTCGGAACGATTCAGCCTGTTAAGGAGATTGGAAAGATTGCCAGAGAAAAAGGCATTTATTTTCACACTGATGCGGTACAGGCTGTGGGCAGTATTCCCATTGATGTAAAGGAAATGAATATTGATTTATTAAGTCTGTCCGGTCATAAATTCTATGCTCCTAAGGGAACGGGTGCCATCTATATTCGTAAGGGTGTGCATATTGAACCTCAACAGCTTGGCGGTGCGCATGAACGCAACATGCGGGCAGGTACGGAAAATGTTCCAGGTATTGCCGGATTAGGTAAAGCAAGCGAATTAGCGAGACAGAATATGGATGAAAATATCAAGGTTCTTTCTGGAATGAGAGATCGTCTAATTGCAGGAATCACGAAAACCATTCCTTATGTGAAATTAAATGGCCATCCTACGCTGCGTTTGCCTGGTAATGTCAATGTTAGTTTTTCCTATGTTGAAGGCGAATCTCTTCTGTTAAACCTCGACCTCAAAGGCATTGGTGCTTCGAGTGGTTCGGCCTGCACATCGGGTTCACTTGATCCTTCTCATGTACTGCTTGCCATGGGATTAAAACATGAAACAGCTCATGGTTCACTGAGAATTTCGCTTGGCAAGGATAATACGGAAGAGGATATTGACTATGCACTACAGGTATTGCCGCCGATTATTGAAAAACTGCGCAGTATGTCTCCACTTTATGATCAGGCACTGAAAGAGAAAAAGCAGGCATAA
- the nifU gene encoding Fe-S cluster assembly scaffold protein NifU, protein MYSEKVMDHFTNPRNVGVIDDANGVGEVGNAKCGDIMKIYLKVEDSIIKDVKFKTFGCGAAIATSSMVTEMVKGKTLEEALEISNAAVAEALDGLPPIKMHCSNLAADALHAAIKDYIEKKGK, encoded by the coding sequence ATGTATTCAGAAAAAGTAATGGATCATTTTACGAATCCACGTAATGTTGGTGTGATTGATGATGCCAATGGTGTGGGTGAAGTAGGAAATGCCAAATGTGGCGATATTATGAAAATATATTTAAAAGTGGAAGACAGTATTATTAAAGATGTAAAATTTAAAACTTTTGGCTGCGGTGCCGCTATTGCGACAAGTAGTATGGTTACCGAGATGGTAAAGGGCAAAACGTTAGAAGAAGCATTGGAAATTTCCAATGCTGCTGTTGCTGAAGCTCTTGATGGATTGCCACCAATAAAAATGCACTGTTCGAACTTGGCTGCTGATGCATTGCATGCCGCTATTAAAGATTATATTGAGAAAAAAGGAAAGTGA
- the mnmA gene encoding tRNA 2-thiouridine(34) synthase MnmA, whose protein sequence is MGNKPRVVVAMSGGVDSSLTAALLLHQGYDVIGMTMQIWENDEREDKPDSRGCCSLSAIDDARRVADKIGIPYYVVNFRKLFQETVVNYFIREYGEGKTPNPCIACNRFVKFEGLLRKAQEVGAKFLATGHYARIAYDEQAGRFLLRKGIDPLKDQSYALYHLNQHTLAHFLMPLGDYTKVQTRQMARELGLAVADKPDSQEICFVPNDDYKAFLEAKSPNALKSGDFVDQDGNVLGKHQGLPLYTVGQRKGLGLAAGKPLYVIALDTEKNQVIVGSNEEVFASSCIADDLNWILFDKLDKLLTVKAKIRYGAKESEALLQPLEGGKVYVQFSQPQRAITPGQSVVFYSDDIVIGGGVIEKVKKS, encoded by the coding sequence ATGGGCAACAAACCACGTGTGGTTGTAGCCATGAGCGGAGGGGTGGACAGTTCTCTAACTGCCGCCCTTCTTTTGCATCAAGGCTATGACGTAATTGGTATGACAATGCAAATTTGGGAAAATGACGAACGGGAAGATAAACCGGACAGCCGTGGGTGCTGTTCTTTGTCTGCCATCGATGATGCGCGGCGTGTGGCAGATAAAATTGGTATTCCCTATTATGTTGTTAATTTTCGTAAACTTTTTCAGGAAACCGTCGTGAATTATTTTATTCGTGAATATGGTGAAGGCAAAACACCTAATCCGTGTATTGCCTGCAATCGTTTTGTCAAGTTTGAGGGACTACTCAGAAAAGCACAGGAAGTAGGGGCCAAGTTTTTGGCAACAGGCCATTATGCGCGCATTGCTTATGATGAACAGGCCGGACGTTTTCTGTTGCGCAAGGGCATTGATCCTTTAAAAGATCAGTCTTATGCTTTGTATCATCTCAATCAGCATACACTGGCGCATTTTCTCATGCCGTTAGGAGATTATACGAAGGTTCAAACGCGTCAAATGGCCAGGGAATTGGGTTTGGCTGTGGCAGATAAACCGGACAGTCAGGAAATTTGTTTTGTGCCGAATGATGACTATAAAGCTTTTTTGGAAGCAAAATCACCGAATGCGCTTAAATCCGGTGATTTTGTTGATCAAGATGGCAATGTTCTCGGCAAGCATCAGGGTCTTCCACTTTATACGGTGGGGCAGCGCAAAGGGCTTGGTTTGGCAGCAGGGAAGCCACTTTATGTCATTGCTCTTGATACGGAAAAGAATCAAGTCATTGTTGGCAGTAATGAGGAGGTTTTTGCGAGTTCTTGTATTGCTGACGATTTGAACTGGATTTTATTTGATAAGCTGGACAAGCTCCTTACGGTAAAGGCAAAAATTCGCTATGGTGCTAAAGAAAGTGAAGCTCTTCTTCAACCGCTTGAAGGCGGCAAGGTGTATGTGCAGTTTAGTCAGCCCCAAAGGGCTATTACTCCTGGTCAATCGGTGGTCTTTTATTCAGACGATATTGTCATTGGTGGCGGTGTTATTGAAAAAGTAAAAAAATCCTGA
- a CDS encoding PRC-barrel domain-containing protein: MVKEAFIIKISDLLGLPVLEQSSCEQLGEVQEVMIYLSQALVRALIITATGWFTGKKILPIHDISLVRDTDLSIDEKEKLQPFEAAAYEGFADILDRPLMTDSGIRIGVVADLSFDLATGSIEDYVISDGIVTDLVEGRRRLPFQLSRIFQADKIIVADDAAELLLPQ, translated from the coding sequence TTGGTAAAGGAGGCTTTCATCATAAAAATCAGTGATCTATTGGGATTACCGGTTTTGGAACAGTCCTCTTGTGAGCAACTTGGTGAGGTACAGGAAGTAATGATTTATCTCAGTCAAGCCTTGGTGAGGGCGCTCATTATTACGGCCACGGGCTGGTTTACAGGCAAGAAGATACTGCCTATCCATGATATTTCCCTTGTACGTGATACTGATTTATCTATTGATGAAAAGGAAAAACTGCAACCATTTGAAGCAGCAGCTTATGAAGGGTTTGCTGACATCCTAGATCGGCCGCTTATGACTGATTCAGGCATAAGAATTGGTGTAGTGGCTGATTTGTCCTTTGACCTTGCTACAGGGAGCATTGAAGACTATGTGATTTCTGACGGGATTGTTACGGATTTAGTGGAAGGACGGCGCAGGCTGCCTTTTCAGCTTAGCCGGATCTTCCAGGCTGATAAGATCATTGTTGCCGATGACGCAGCTGAACTTCTTTTACCTCAATAA
- a CDS encoding AI-2E family transporter: protein MLLTRKGLVYLLLIMIVGSAGIFLWLVRRALYPFFLACIIAYLLHPVTRTFQARGMKRLTAILLAYLVAFGFVAFFCLEILPLMLADLQEFSQMLPAMIQKSENIIGQMGDHYQSLSLPLLFRQQVDEALLLFQYDLTAGLADLASLAIGMFRYAIGILISPILAFYLLYDWDHIKDALVLIVPRSGRRQVITLIKDLDDVLGGVVRGQLLVAVFVGLCVTGCLLYLHVPYALLIGFVAGTLDIIPYFGAILGAVPAVTVALLTSPAVALKVGVLFFIIHQLEGTIIGPKILGDSVGLHPLLVIFCLFAGGELFGVSGMLLAVPIAAILKVCLHHLIGVII from the coding sequence TTGCTGCTGACGAGAAAAGGGTTGGTCTATCTTTTGCTAATAATGATAGTAGGCAGCGCGGGGATCTTCTTGTGGCTTGTACGCCGAGCGTTGTACCCCTTTTTTTTAGCTTGTATCATTGCTTATTTGCTGCATCCTGTTACTCGGACTTTTCAGGCACGAGGCATGAAACGGTTGACGGCAATTTTGCTTGCCTATTTAGTGGCTTTCGGGTTCGTGGCTTTCTTCTGTTTGGAAATTTTACCGCTTATGCTTGCTGATTTGCAGGAATTTTCTCAAATGCTTCCAGCTATGATTCAAAAGAGCGAAAATATTATTGGGCAGATGGGAGATCATTACCAAAGCTTGTCACTTCCATTGCTTTTTAGGCAGCAAGTGGATGAAGCACTTTTGCTTTTTCAGTATGATTTAACGGCTGGACTGGCAGATTTGGCTAGTTTGGCTATTGGCATGTTTCGCTATGCCATTGGTATTCTCATCAGTCCCATATTGGCTTTTTATTTGTTATATGACTGGGATCATATCAAAGATGCGTTGGTACTTATTGTTCCACGGTCAGGTCGCAGACAGGTGATTACGCTGATAAAAGATTTGGACGATGTTCTTGGCGGTGTTGTGCGGGGGCAATTGCTTGTAGCTGTTTTTGTTGGCTTATGTGTGACAGGCTGTTTACTCTATCTTCATGTCCCCTATGCTTTGCTGATTGGTTTTGTGGCAGGCACTCTAGATATTATTCCTTATTTTGGGGCTATCTTAGGAGCTGTGCCTGCTGTGACTGTGGCTCTTTTAACGTCACCTGCCGTGGCGCTCAAAGTGGGCGTTTTGTTTTTTATTATTCATCAGTTAGAAGGAACGATCATTGGTCCTAAAATATTAGGCGACAGTGTGGGACTTCATCCTTTGCTAGTGATTTTTTGTCTCTTTGCGGGGGGAGAATTATTTGGTGTGAGCGGTATGCTTCTTGCTGTACCGATTGCAGCTATTTTAAAGGTTTGTTTACACCATCTCATTGGAGTTATTATTTAG